TCGTTAGAAGATTTTTTATAAAAATTCCCCAATTTTTCTCAGGTAACATTACGGAAAAATCCTTATAACGAAAAAGGCAAAGCCTTAAACCATGGCAAGAAAAATGTGTCCAATATGTAAAAAGGTTGTTGAAGAGAAGATCATAAAAGAAGGAGATGTAATATCAAAAGTCTGCCCAGAGTGCGGATATGTCTTTATTTCCTACCAGAAAGGTAAGGGAGTTTTAGTACTTAATAACATCAAATTATCCGAAACTCGAACTGTTTAATAATTAAAACTTATTTTCCTCTTCACTCTATTGGAAACTATGCCTCAAACTCTTACAGAGAAAATTCTTAGTAGAGCTTCAGGAAAAGAAGTTTCTCCAGGAGATGTAGTAGAAGCAAAGACGGATATTGTAGCCTTCCATGACTTAACAGGGTACCACGTAATAGAAGTAATGGAAAAAGCTGGAATAGAAAAAATATTCGATAAGAGCAAAATAGTAGTAGCCTTCGACCATTTAGCGCCTCCTCCTGATATAAGGAGTGCCGAAATACAAGGTATAATAAGGAAATTCGTAAAGAAGACAGGGTTACCAAACTTCCACGACATCAACTTCGGAATAATGCATGAAGTTTTACTGGAAAAATATGCATTACCAGGTCAAGTTATAGTCGCGGCAGACAGCCACACAACAACTTCAGGAGCAGTAGGAGCTTTTGCTCAAGGTATGGGTGCATCAGACATTGCGGCAGCAGTGATAACAGGGAAAACTTGGCTAGTTGTTCCTACACCTTTTAAGGTTGAGTTAAAAGGATCACCGGGAAAGTGGATTACGGGAAAAGACGTTGCATTGAAATTATTGCAGGAATTTAAGGCAGACTACTTTAACGGAATGTCTATAGAAGTTTATGTAGATAATCCCTCTGCATTTCCCATGGATTACAGGGCAACAGTATCAAACATGGGAATAGAAATG
This genomic interval from Acidianus sp. HS-5 contains the following:
- a CDS encoding 3-isopropylmalate dehydratase large subunit, producing MPQTLTEKILSRASGKEVSPGDVVEAKTDIVAFHDLTGYHVIEVMEKAGIEKIFDKSKIVVAFDHLAPPPDIRSAEIQGIIRKFVKKTGLPNFHDINFGIMHEVLLEKYALPGQVIVAADSHTTTSGAVGAFAQGMGASDIAAAVITGKTWLVVPTPFKVELKGSPGKWITGKDVALKLLQEFKADYFNGMSIEVYVDNPSAFPMDYRATVSNMGIEMNADALMFIPDEETVNYIKNMREQEPALITPDKEAKYSDEYTIELNKLEPLVAAPYSVDNVKAVTEVEGKEVDQVFIGSCTNGRLSDIEIAAKILKGKKVKTRCIAIPASYEMFKRAMNLGYIETLVNAGCIVTYGTCGPCLGGHFGVAGPGETIVSTSNRNFRGRMGSNDSQVYLANPAVAAITAAEGKITDPRSIA